The following proteins are co-located in the Cryptococcus neoformans var. neoformans B-3501A chromosome 12, whole genome shotgun sequence genome:
- a CDS encoding hypothetical protein (Match to ESTs gb|CF189520.1|CF189520, gb|CF189519.1|CF189519; HMMPfam hit to Aminotran_1_2, Aminotransferase class I and II, score: 55.5, E(): 1.5e-13), whose translation MTSLNFKVAPAVQATEAPPIPKAQAWGCQYVPSPSAPLLDLSQGVPRAAPHPNVLAALSKVASDPQAARYGPILGEPGLRQALAEEIKVQYHVSGQGVTFEDVAITTGCNMAFLSLLMTLCPPGKSSVLLPLPAYFNHTMSLSLQDVKPVYVLCEPDNMFKASLPSARSYLASLRKGNGDRREPRMIVLVSPSNPTGTVYTNEEIKQWYDLAREYKVALVLDETYRDFVEGESGQRGLPHRLFEEPDWRSTLVSLGSFSKGYRIPGHRLGSIIASPELLQHITTICDCMQICPPRPPQIALTPLLPSLRPDLFAASSQLSHRRHLFETTVNAIPGWEVISSGGFFAYVQFPEDYIYASSILGLKRKKLGSEDVARVLALRCGVVTLPGSFFMPPLADDEQWDDILNGETLRQDKWLRFAVANVEDDVILSLGPRLKLMNKIMGVDNEGVAS comes from the exons ATGACCTCCCTCAACTTCAAAGTCGCCCCCGCCGTTCAGGCTACCGAAGCTCCACC AATACCCAAAGCTCAAGCATGGGGTTGTCAATAcgttccatctccctctgcCCCTCTGCTTGATCTCTCTCAAGGTGTGCCTCGGGCTGCACCCCATCCCAACGTCCTCGCTGCTCTATCCAAGGTCGCCTCTGATCCTCAGGCAGCACGATACGGCCCTATCCTTGGAGAGCCTGGCCTGCGTCAGGCTTTGGCAGAAGAGATCAAAGTTCAATACCACGTCTCCGGGCAGGGGGTCACATTTGAAGATGTTGCGATTACTACGGGGTGCAATATGGCATTCCTGTCGCTGCTTATGACGCTCTGTCCTCCTGGAAAGTCGAgcgtccttcttccgctcCCAGCGTACTTCAACCATACAATGTCGCTCTCATTGCAAGACGTGAAACCTGTGTATGTGCTCTGTGAGCCGGATAATATGTTCAAAGCTTCGCTTCCCTCTGCCAGGTCATATCTTGCCTCtttgaggaagggaaatggGGATCGAAGAGAACCGCGGATGATTGTACTTGTCTCGCCAAGTAACCCCACTGGCACAGTGTATACAAATGAAGAGATCAAGCAATGGTACGATCTTGCCAGGGAATACAAGGTAGCTCTTGTGCTTGATGAAACTTACAGGGATTTTGTGGAGGGCGAAAGTGGGCAACGAGGATTACCGCATAGACTATTCGAGGAGCCAGATTGGCGATCAACACTGGTATCATTGGGAAGCTTTAGTA AGGGGTACAGAATACCGGGGCACAGATTGGGGTCGATCATTGCTAGCCCAGAACTACTGCAACATATCACTACAATCTGCGACTGTATGCAA ATCTGTCCGCCTCGCCCACCTCAAATTGCTCTTACCCCCCTTCTACCAAGCCTTCGCCCCGATCTTTTCGCCGCGTCTTCGCAACTCTCACATCGACGCCATCTGTTTGAAACCACCGTCAATGCTATACCGGGTTGGGAAGTCATTTCTTCAGGAGGATTTTTCGCCTATGTCCAGTTCCCCGAAGACTATATCTATGCCTCAAGCATCTTAGGgctgaaaagaaaaaagttGGGAAGTGAAGACGTGGCTCGAGTACTCGCCCTCCGATGTGGCGTTGTTACTCTCCCAGGGAGCTTTTTCATGCCTCCCTTGGCGGACGACGAGCAGTGGGACGATATTTTAAATGGTGAAACTCTGAGGCAGGATAAATGGTTGAGGTTCGCCGTGGCCAACGTAGAGGACGACGTCATACTTTCTCTGGGGCCAAGGTTGAAACTGATGAACAAGATCATGGGTGTCGATAATGAAGGTGTTGCTAGTTAA
- a CDS encoding hypothetical protein (HMMPfam hit to ERCC4, ERCC4 domain, score: 107.7, E(): 2.9e-29): MPTKPRRHIPYLPFHKNLIRTLCRPQQDDLLLIAKGLGLRRIVCALLKTYDRKEDLVLVVGATPADEAGIGDELGIMGVRDPGFRVVGYEMSVKEREEMYRHGGLFSVTSKILVNDLLKGTVPVKLITGLVILHAERISHGSQEEFAVRLFRRENQSGFCKAFSDEPEVFAHGMSPLRDMLINLNMTSVLIWPRFNEVVKVDLSSRRADVVEMYVPMTDLMRQCQDAITECMEAMLVELKRDHSLNLDLEDINVRNAQFKNFDTIVRMKLKPVWHKVGAKTKIHVAALTELRNLHTWLLEYDSATFASYINTLQRQHFQAERLTTGAGRHIHDWFNAKAASQLVEASQARVSRRKMVMDNIPGPEEDADRREVSISRDEGVDSQEGEYGLEEEVLREQELAEQQRREIQGIIPDDDEEEIMEIFATQTQTLPQHHRPNDADNDLEQGPMAQDENSDETLRSAEGVPPPVFRPVMLSVKDDLGRSVEKRLKKGYEAVLEEQPKWSVLAKVLKEIEDTIASVQVSHADTPGTNIILVMTSSDRTCLQLRQYLTTMSRTDPPFGPNAGRKMMESLFLSNWQHEKNGEKLGSAGTGMHRSNEDEIRVRGDIESKRVEEQRRAERTRGRGRGVPSYKRRRQRGGAAAPAPRLAEMEKEHKEAMMKAHSAFAGGENDEDTQMQWALGESLSSSDPSSALLASTGILDEDDLQPVSGSQTIAEAQYGLLPENFEEAYGLIAPEDAVIIRPYGGEDDDILLQELRPRFVVMYEPNLAFIRRLEVYRNCNPGLSLRVYQMIYTNSFEEDRFLSTIQREAEAFKKLIDDRQSMVIPIYNNNPRAPMRDTVTRSKTTYSSRNAGGGESAEEARIIVDIREMGALLPSLIDSAGIKVVPSTLTVGDYILSPKMCVERKSLADLEGSFNNGRLHTQCEAMTSHYETCILLIEFDEDKFGMRTKEDARREAAGRANDPDETWRDTFYLQSKLALLALHFPRLRIIWSSSPHESVKILSDLKLNHDEPDEITATLKGSSEGEQGVRSGVENAAAVEMLRSIPGVSGRNLKFVMSKVESIKHLVSMSRGQLKEILGEEGGEKAWEFLHHDPRYSR; this comes from the exons ATGCCCACAAAGCCACGGCGACACATCCCTTATCTTCCTTTCCACAAAAATCTCATTCGCACTCTCTGCCGACCTCAGCAGGACGACCTCTTACTCATTGCAAAGGGACTGGGTCTCCGTCGCATCGTCTGTGCCCTTCTAAAGACTTATGatagaaaagaagattTGGTGCTTGTTGTCGGTGCAACTCCAGCCGACGAGGCAGGGATAGGAGATGAACTGGGCATTATGGGCGTACGGGATCCGGGGTTCAGAGTCGTCGGCTACGAGATGAGCGTCAAGGAGAG GGAGGAAATGTATAGACATGGTGGATTATTTTCAGTCACTAGCAAGATCCTTGTCAATGACTTATTAA AGGGCACTGTGCCCGTCAAACTAATAACGGGCCTTGTTATCCTTCACGCTGAGAGAATATCACATGGGAGTCAAGAAGAGTTTGCCGTGCGGTTGTTTCGGCGTGAAAACCAG AGCGGCTTTTGCAAAGCCTTTTCAGATGAACCGGAGGTTTTTGCCCATGGGATGTCACCCCTTCGGGACATGCTCATCAATCTCAATATGACTAGTGTTTTGATTTGGCCCCG GTTCAATGAGGTCGTGAAGGTAGATCTTTCGAGTCGACGGGCGGACGTGGTTGAAATGTATGTGCCTATGACGGACCTCATGCGGCAATGTCAAGATGCCATCACGGAATGCATGGAAGCTATGCTTGTTGAGCTTAAGCGTGATCATTCTCTT AACCTTGATCTGGAAGATATAAACGTTCGAAATGCACAGTTCAAAAACTTCGATACCATTGTGCGGATGAAATTGAAACCAGTATGGCATAAAGTAGGGGCAAAAACCAAGATCCACGTCGCAGCTCTTACAGAACTGCGAAATCTACATAC ATGGTTATTGGAATATGACTCTGCGACCTTTGCGTCATATATCAACACTCTCCAACGACAGCACTTTCAGGCCGAAAGATTGACAACTGGAGCAGGCCGGCATATCCACGACTGGTTCAACGCCAAAGCAGCTTCTCAACTTGTGGAGGCTTCACAAGCAAGGGtttcaagaagaaaaatggTCATGGACAACATCCCTGGtccggaagaagatgccgaTAGAAGAGAAGTCAGCATTAGCAGGGATGAAGGAGTGGATTCTCAGGAAGGAGAGTATgggctggaggaagaagtttTGAGAGAACAGGAGCTCGCAGAACAACAAAGACGAGAAATTCAGGGAATTATTCctgatgacgatgaagaggaaatcATGGAGATTTTCGCTACTCAGACTCAAACTCTTCCTCAGCATCACAGACCAAATGATGCCGACAATGACCTGGAACAAGGGCCAATGGCCCAAGACGAGAATTCGGACGAAACCCTTCGCTCTGCGGAAGGCGTGCCACCTCCGGTCTTCCGTCCGGTGATGCTGAGCGTTAAAGACGATTTGGGTAGAAGcgtggagaagagactAAAAAAGGGCTATGAGGCCGTGTTAGAGGAACAACCTAAATGGAGTGTGTTGGCAAAGGTCTTaaaggagattgaagatACCATTGCCAGTGTTCAAGTGTCCCACGCCG ACACCCCGGGAACGAACATCATTCTTGTCATGACCTCTTCCGATCGTACTTGTCTTCAACTTCGTCAATACCTTACTACTATGTCCCGTACGGATCCTCCTTTTGGACCCAACGCTGGtaggaagatgatggaatctctcttcctttcgaATTGGCAGCATGAAAAAAATGGTGAAAAGCTTGGGAGCGCTGGAACTGGGATGCATAGGTCAAACGAAGATGAAATCAGGGTCCGAGGAGATATCGAAAGTAAGAGAGTGGAGGAGCAGAGAAGAGCAGAGAGGACTCGGGGACGGGGAAGGGGCGTGCCAAGTTACAAGAGACGGAGACAGAGGGGTGGAGCTGCGGCCCCAGCGCCCAGATTGGccgagatggagaa AGAGCACAAGGAAGCTATGATGAAAGCTCATTCTGCATTCGCTGGTGGTGAGAATGATGAGGACACCCAGATGCAGTGGGCCCTCGGGGAGTC tctatcctcttccgaCCCATCGTCTGCCTTGTTGGCATCCACGGGTATCCTCGACGAAGACGATCTGCAGCCCGTATCCGGATCTCAGACGATTGCCGAGGCCCAATATGGTCTTTTGCCAGAAAACTTTGAAGAAGCCTATGGTCTTATAGCACCAGAAGACGCGGTAATTATCAGACCatatggaggagaagacgatgatatATTATTACAAGAGTTGAGGCCTAGGTTCGTCGTCATGTACGAGCCCAACTTGGCATTCATTAGAAGACTAGAG GTGTACAGAAACTGCAACCCCGGGCTATCATTACGGGTATATCAGATGATCTATACCAACTCGTTTGAGGAGGATCGTTTCTTGTCAACCATCCAAAGAGAAGCCGAAGCGTTCAAAAAACTCATTGACGATAGGCAG TCGATGGTGATCCCGATATACAACAACAACCCCCGAGCTCCTATGCGTGATACCGTTACTCGGTCTAAAACTACTTATTCATCGCGTAATGCCGGCGGTGGTGAGAGTGCCGAAGAAGCAAGG ATCATCGTTGATATCCGAGAGATGGGcgctcttctcccttcccttaTTGATTCGGCCGGTATCAAGGTTGTCCCTTCAACTCTAACTGTTGGAGATTACATCTTGTCTCCTAAGATGTGCGTTGAAAGAAAGAGTTTAGCGGATTTGGAAGGCAGTTTCAATAATGGCCGATT ACACACCCAATGCGAAGCTATGACATCTCACTATGAGACTTGCATCCTGCTCATCGAGTTTGACGAAGATAAATTCGGTATGCGA ACTAAAGAGGACGCGCGTCGAGAAGCTGCAGGTCGAGCGAATGATCCCGATGAAACATGGCGAGACACTTTCTATCTTCAATCTAAACTGgctcttcttgcccttcatTTCCCTCGTCTTCGTATTATCTGGTCTTCGTCACCCCATGAATCAGTCAAGATACTATCTGATCTCAAACTGAATCACGACGAACCCGATGAGATCACAGCTACACTCAAAGGGTCTAGTGAGGGTGAACAGGGGGTAAGAAGCGGGGTCGAaaacgcggcggcggtTGAGATGTTGAGATCCATCCCAGGAGTCAGCGGGAGAAATTTGAAGTTTGTGATGAGCAAGGTGGAGAGCATCAAGCATTTAGTGTCCATGAGCCGAGGACAGCTCAAAGAGATTCtaggagaggagggaggagagaaagcTTGGGAGTTTCTACATCATGACCCGAGGTATTCGCGATGA
- a CDS encoding hypothetical protein (HMMPfam hit to Aldo_ket_red, Aldo/keto reductase family, score: 117.7, E(): 2.7e-32), with protein sequence MSTVPTVTVAGKQVGRMGYGLMQLTWNPQPPPQDVSFAAMKAAADSGSTVWSSAAFYGNPGNNFANIKLLGAFFDKYPEYKSKVVLVVKGGADYADLHPRGTELDFLRTELTEMKKILGDKEIDVYSLARLPEGPVEDIFKGLDTLKKEGLFGDVGASEMSAASLEKAHKITPIAINEIEISLFSYDESIRDAIEWHNNNKVPVFAYSPLGRGFITRTYKSPDDIPEGDFKKYLPRFQGQAFYENLKLVDKLDEIAVRKGVKGSQVALAWILSLSDYTIPIPGSSNPKRVVENIQSTNVALTSEEKKEINDFLDAFEVQGTRYPAQAMAHLMK encoded by the exons ATGTCTACCGTTCCTACTGTCACCGTTGCAGGCAAGCAAGTCGGCCGTATGGG CTATGGTCTCATGCAACTCACCTGGAACccccaacctcctcctcaagaTGTCTCTTTTGCGGCTATGAA GGCTGCTGCTGATTCCGGATCTACTGTATGGTCTTCCGCCGCATTCTATGGTAACCCTGGGAACAACTTTGCCAACATCAAGCTGCTCGGAGCCTTTTTCGACAAGTACCCTGAGTACAAGAGCAAAGTTGTGCTGGTCGTTAAGGGAGGGGCGGACTATGCAGATCTTCACCCTCGCGGCACTGA ACTCGATTTCCTCCGCACTGAACTCacggagatgaagaagattctGGGAGACAAAGAAATTGATGTATACTCCCTTGCCAGACTTCCTGAAGGACCAGTGGAAGATATATTCAAAGGATTAGATActctcaagaaggagggtcTGTTTGGCGATGTGGGAGCTAGTGAGATGAGTGCTGCATCGCTTGAGAAAGCGCACAAG ATTACTCCCATTGCTATCAATGAGATCGAaatttctcttttctcctaCGATGAGTCCATCCGCGATGCCATCGAATGgcacaacaacaacaaggtTCCCGTCTTTGCCTACTCTCCCCTCGGACGAGGCTTTATTACACGGACCTATAAGTCGCCCGATGACATCCCTGAAGGTGACTTTAAAAAATACTTGCCCAGATTCCAAGGTCAAGCTTTCTATGAGAATTTGAAGTTGGTGGATAAACTGGACGAGATTGCTGTTAGAAAGGGAGTGAAAGGCAGCCAGGTTGCTTTGGCTTggatcttgagcttgtcgGACTAT ACTATCCCGATTCCAGGATCATCAAACCCAAAGCGAGTGGTTGAGAACATTCAGTCGACCAACGTGGCATTGACTtccgaggagaagaaagagatcaATGACTTTTTGGATGCTTTTGAAGTCCAAGGTACTAGGTACCCTGCTCAAGCAATGGCCCACCTT ATGAAGTAA
- a CDS encoding hypothetical protein (Match to EST gb|CF187618.1|CF187618): MEDIIATIILISAVYFFVKWLVGTKSGNTSDGGIRGVTPSMVETVHSAFPHIPVPNIVYHLSRTRSAQATSEEILERGMLPPPPPTFNIPASLIPTATPQPALTHSSSNTNTKAANAKTQSLIDRYNLSSRLPSHKGKEKAEGETAQIDNKWEESKEKRELGLKERKEKMILEARKRMLEKQAKEQATN; the protein is encoded by the exons ATGGAGGACATAATAGCCACAATTATCCTCATCTCCGCTGTTTATTTCTTTGTCAAATGGCTCGTTGGCACCA AGTCAGGAAATACCTCGGATGGCGGAATACGCGGTGTTACACCCTCCATG GTCGAGACTGTTCATTCGGCTTTTCCACATATCCCCGTCCCCAATATAGTATATCATCTCTCTCGTACTAGGAGTGCGCAAGCGACCTCGGAAGAGATCCTTGAAAGGGGCATGCTTCCTCCG CCACCACCTACATTCAATATCCCTGCTTCACTCATTCCCACGGCGACGCCGCAACCGGCACTTACTCATTCTTCTAGTAACACCAATACTAAAGCTGCCAATGCCAAAACTCAGAGTTTGATCGATCGGTATAACCTTTCGTCTCGCTTACCTTCTCAcaaaggcaaggagaaggctgagGGTGAAACTGCTCAGATCGATAACAAGTGGGAGGAGtccaaggaaaagagggagcttggattgaaggaaaggaaggagaaaatgaTATTGGAGGCTAGAAA GCGAATGCTCGAGAAGCAAGCCAAAGAGCAAGCCACCAACTGA